In Penaeus chinensis breed Huanghai No. 1 chromosome 19, ASM1920278v2, whole genome shotgun sequence, a single genomic region encodes these proteins:
- the LOC125034899 gene encoding uncharacterized protein LOC125034899 — MIIFVMNGRQLKQRVIEECTTACVSDNGGLRVYQLTAAPMYKDEAANIQVLTVGPASDKEVIALLLLGETGAGKTRLTNTLINIVFGVQFADDFRFAVKDQVDLPSKSQVHSQTDYITAYLIHHMDGMLINCSLMIIDTPGFYDTRSVECGSRVSGPLSSFLVNDFGIDNLHCVGLVAKANQNRILKSQVDVLNEFSSFLSRDVSSITKLLATFASDDNHVHEVVRAAGISFSSMYEFDNWPLYKNNHDANLRTSTILEFRWENMQKECVRFLKELSVVTPLNLKNTRDLHEERKLLSETKDQLMTETRLTATIVRTLPKLKLELKNYEEEVKHTKWKYNEKIITVERYDVAEGYHAHNCKVCKKTCVCSCADPSNVVAGVVGTTSGVGTAFATGLASAISTGAVIGTEVGILGGPIGAGVGSCIGLVSGLAVGISAGIKSRKTKAECPLVSSDSICEEKGCPHKLSDHQVEHFAIVESEDNIEKVDAQMKLRYDSLMDVIKKTQGVIKEKEEAMQVYKENLTMLAVRMVKHIRRISELSMNSESVTPEKVIDEMIKDVEDEEHIKVLRMYLSAMKLLCMQCYMRYPNQGSETFVSSNDSGNKMAYSQLKHRIAKEFTVSCSKTEGVRLYELLTKAIQKDEDKKIQVVSLGPANDKEVVSVLLLGETGAGKTRLINALLNIVFGVQLADDFRFVLRDQMDLTSKSQIHSQTDYVTAYLIYHMDGMLINNNLMIIDTPGFCDTRSIEYQNRVTERLSSFLLNDFGIDNLHCIGLVAKANQNRISRVQLNILNAFSSLLSHDVTPITKLLATFACDDNHVHEVVKTAGINFSSVYEFDNWPLYITRNNTDRRSSLNHEYRWDNMQEEHLRFLKELSAVPPVSLKNTRQLQAERRLLAETKAILKDEVKRAASLARAHGKLKREMNKLIDEAENIKWKYNEKNVTIDRRKVERGFHTHNCEICVKTCKTCKNPSNIKAGIVGTTTGVGTGVATGIFSALISGAVIGAEVGVLGGPIGAAVGSSIGAASALTFGLIAGIRSRKTKFECPLVSWDITCKASGCLHKMSEHEVGSYSITESENWTEKIDFLSKAKYDELIKQSRKTGSLIKENEEKIHGCREYLTKLAVRVVNHIKTIRKLSMESDSLTQEKFLEETIAEVKDLEEVRILRIIFAAVDSLDSDMEEGFYLQDISGQLN, encoded by the exons atgataat CTTCGTGATGAATGGCAGGCAGCTGAAACAGAGGGTGATTGAAGAATGCACGACAGCTTGTGTAAGCGACAATGGAGGCCTCAGGGTTTATCAACTCACGGCAGCTCCAATGTATAAAGATGAAGCTGCCAATATTCAAGTGCTCACGGTTGGCCCCGCGAGTGACAAGGAGGTTATTGCACTGCTGTTGCTTGGGGAAACGGGCGCCGGAAAAACTCGCCTGACCAACACGCTTATAAACATCGTCTTCGGAGTCCAGTTTGCCGATGACTTCAGGTTTGCGGTGAAGGACCAGGTTGATCTCCCCAGCAAGAGCCAAGTCCACAGCCAGACTGACTACATAACAGCCTATTTAATTCATCATATGGACGGAATGCTGATCAACTGTAGTCTTATGATCATAGACACTCCGGGGTTTTATGACACGAGAAGTGTGGAGTGCGGGAGTCGTGTGAGTGgacctttgtcttcttttttggtGAACGATTTTGGAATTGATAACCTACACTGTGTTGGGCTCGTCGCTAAAGCAAACCAAAACAGAATCTTAAAGAGTCAGGTCGATGTTTTAAacgaattttcttcctttttatctcgcGATGTCTCGTCGATAACGAAACTTTTGGCCACTTTCgccagtgatgataatcatgtgcACGAAGTTGTAAGAGCTGCTGGGATCTCTTTCAGCAGTATGTACGAATTTGATAATTGGCCtttgtataaaaataatcatgatgccaATCTCAGGACCTCCACGATACTTGAGTTCAGATGGGAGAACATGCAGAAAGAATGTGTTAGATTTCTGAAAGAGCTGAGTGTTGTTACGCCTTTGAATCTTAAAAACACGCGGGATCTGCATGAGGAGAGAAAGCTACTCTCTGAGACGAAGGATCAGTTGATGACCGAAACGAGACTCACGGCCACGATAGTTCGAACGCTTCCTAAATTGAAATTGGAATTGAAAAATTACGAGGAGGAAGTAAAGCATACTAAGTGGAAATACAACGAGAAAATCATTACCGTGGAGAGATACGACGTGGCAGAGGGTTACCATGCACACAATTGCAAAGTCTGCaagaaaacgtgtgtgtgttcttgtgcagATCCGTCAAATGTCGTGGCAGGTGTCGTGGGGACAACATCGGGCGTTGGGACTGCCTTTGCCACTGGCTTAGCTTCAGCGATCAGCACTGGAGCGGTTATTGGCACCGAGGTTGGGATCCTAGGTGGTCCGATTGGAGCCGGCGTCGGTTCATGTATCGGCCTGGTAAGCGGCCTTGCGGTGGGGATATCTGCAGGAATCAAGTCGAGGAAAACAAAGGCAGAATGTCCACTGGTTAGTTCTGATTCTATTTGTGAAGAAAAGGGCTGTCCACACAAACTATCAGATCACCAGGTCGAACATTTTGCGATTGTAGAATCTGAAGACAATATCGAAAAAGTTGATGCTCAGATGAAACTCAGATATGACAGTCTAATGGATGTGATTAAGAAGACACAGGGTGtaatcaaggaaaaggaggaagccaTGCAAGTGTATAAGGAAAACTTGACAATGTTAGCTGTCAGAATGGTTAAACATATAAGGAGAATAAGCGAACTAAGCATGAATTCGGAATCTGTCACTCCTGAGAAAGTCATTGACGAAATGATAAAGGACGTCGAAGATGAAGAACATATTAAGGTATTGAGGATGTATCTAAGTGCCATGAAGCTCCT CTGTATGCAGTGTTATATGCGTTATCCCAATCAAGGTTCAGAAACTTTTGTTTCAAGCAACG ATTCCGGAAACAAGATGGCTTACAGTCAGCTGAAACACAGAATTGCAAAGGAATTCACGGTGTCCTGCAGTAAAACCGAAGGCGTGAGACTATATGAGCTCTTGACGAAGGCAATACAGAAAGATGAAGACAAGAAGATCCAAGTGGTTAGCCTTGGCCCCGCGAACGACAAGGAGGTCGTCTCAGTGCTACTGCTCGGGGAAACGGGCGCCGGGAAGACTCGCCTGATCAACGCGCTTTTGAACATCGTCTTCGGAGTCCAGTTGGCCGATGACTTCAGGTTTGTGTTGAGGGACCAGATGGACCTCACCAGCAAGAGCCAAATCCACAGCCAGACTGACTACGTAACAGCTTACTTGATTTACCACATGGATGGAATGCTGATCAACAATAACCTAATGATCATAGACACTCCAGGATTTTGTGATACGAGAAGTATTGAGTACCAGAATCGCGTGACTGAAcgtttgtcttcttttttgttaAATGATTTTGGAATTGATAATCTGCACTGCATTGGGCTGGTCGCCAAAGCTAATCAGAACAGAATTTCTAGAGTCCAGCTCAATATCCTGAACGCTTTCTCCTCACTGTTATCGCATGACGTTACTCCCATAACGAAACTTTTGGCTACATTTGCTTGTGATGATAATCACGTACACGAAGTTGTGAAAACTGCTGGCATTAATTTTAGTAGCGTCTATGAGTTCGACAATTGGCCTCTTTACATAACACGTAATAACACTGATCGTAGGTCAAGCCTTAATCACGAATACAGATGGGACAACATGCAGGAGGAGCACTTGCGATTTCTGAAAGAGTTAAGTGCAGTGCCTCCAGTGAGCCTCAAAAACACACGGCAGCTCCAAGCAGAGCGAAGGCTTCTTGCAGAGACCAAAGCCATATTGAAGGATGAAGTCAAACGCGCAGCTTCTTTGGCACGAGCTCACGGGAAActgaaaagagaaatgaacaaaCTGATAGATGAAGCGGAGAACATTAAGTGGAAATACAATGAAAAGAATGTTACTATTGACAGGCGTAAAGTTGAGCGcggctttcacacacacaactgcGAGATCTGCGTGAAGACCTGCAAGACCTGCAAGAATCCCTCAAACATCAAGGCTGGGATCGTAGGAACAACCACGGGCGTGGGAACTGGCGTAGCAACAGGGATTTTCTCTGCCTTGATAAGCGGAGCAGTAATTGGGGCCGAAGTCGGGGTATTAGGCGGTCCAATAGGCGCAGCTGTAGGGTCTTCGATCGGTGCAGCAAGTGCTTTGACCTTTGGCCTTATTGCAGGAATCAGGAGTAGGAAAACAAAGTTTGAATGTCCGCTTGTATCTTGGGATATAACGTGTAAAGCAAGTGGATGTTTACATAAGATGTCAGAACACGAAGTAGGGAGTTATTCAATAACCGAATCAGAAAACTGGACTGAGAAGATTGATTTCTTGTCAAAAGCTAAATATGATGAATTAATCAAACAAAGTCGCAAAACAGGAAGTCTTATtaaagaaaacgaggagaaaatTCATGGTTGTAGAGAGTACTTAACAAAATTAGCGGTGAGAGTAGTGAACCACATCAAAACAATAAGAAAGCTGAGTATGGAATCCGACTCACTTACCCAAGAGAAGTTCCTTGAGGAGACGATTGCAGAGGTGAAAGATCTGGAAGAAGTTAGGATCCTGAGAATAATCTTTGCGGCTGTGGACTCCCTAGACAGTGACATGGAGGAAGGTTTTTATTTGCAGGACATTTCAGGCCAGCTGAATTAG